The genomic segment TCAGCACCCGAGATTGAGAGAAGGAAAAATAGGcataattaaatttgaaagaTTAGAagatttacatgtttatttttgcATGATTTTTACAGAAATGATCTTCGGCTAGGATGCATGAGAAGCTTATAATTATTACAAatcattaatttaatttatgaatcTACATACACAGATATATATCACATACGCTTCGTCTTCCACCATTTATATATTTCCTTCAAAGCCCTAAGCCCAAAGGGCACTGAAGCAATAGCCAACAGGTACCTAAACCTCACAGATTCATCAGGAGCTATGGCAAAAAGAGCAGAAGCGTAAGTCACAAACATGGATAAAATGGAAGTCCACAGCTCAACATGAAAAGGGAACTTGTAAGTTAAAGAAACCAGGACCAGAATCGAAGTCGAAAAAGCTAATGTGTTGGATACCAAGAAAGCGTAGAACGCTTGTTTTTGGTCCGAATAAATCGCCCTTCCTGCCTTGTGCCCATCCGTGTCGTCCTGCCACACGCCCCCGGGTGGATTTACCCCGGCCTGAAATGTTACTGCAGTGATCAGCGCCGCCACTATCAGTAAGACGTTACGGGTGTCGTTTGGGGTGTCGGTGTTTTCATTGTACATGAACCTTTGTATGCTGGTTTTTCTGACCGCGCCTTGAGGGGGAGTTGCCATAATGATCGAATAACTTTTTTGGATAAAAGAGATTGAAAAAAGTGgtgaaataaaatataacttAGTGTATAAATACTTGTTTTTTGTGAAGGTTTAGGTGAAGTGAAGGCGGCTATAAATTGAAGGAATTGGAGATCATGCCAATGACGAGGAAGTTTCTGTTCATTCTAGTCTACTAAATGAAATTTTAATGAAACCgcatattttgttttgaaacaaAAATGGAACCACAAATTTGGActtggtctaaattttttttatgtaggAAAGCAATTTAATTTGACCAAATCTTGAATAATAATTCGAGCATATTTTGCTTAAATAGATTGTATAAACGAAAGTCTTAAACCCTCATCAATGGCTGAAATGTGGAGTTGTAGATTGTAATCAACATAATAGCTAGATCCATTTTGTTTCTTAATTTGCTTTTGAAAGTAATTATTTGGATGttctaataataatattacTGTCAACAAAATACCAGCTGCTTCTTTGAAAAGGGGGCTTACGAAACAAGTTATAAAACGTTGAAAACccgaataaataaattgattatGAATATATAAAGTAAATATGAACCAATTAATTGATATACCTTAGCATTTTTACAGAGATTATTTTCAATCTTGTTATGTAAACTTAAAACCAGGGAGTTGATTTCATGGTTTGTTTCTTGGTCgtctttattatttattttttctgatTGTCATGAGGAAGACTTGACTTTGTACGTAATTGTTTGTATAAAAACtaaaaagaaaataacgaaCAGACTTGAGTTGCACGATGGAGCTAGAGTACCGCCGCGTAGAATAAATAACTTATTTTGATCTGAATTTTATTGCATTTTTAGAGACCGACTTTTTGGGTCTATTTTACAGACTAATTTTATTGATCTATATAAAAATAAAGTCTTTTTTTAATCAGTCTTGTACATGTAGATAGtctttagaaataattatttttttttttaaaaaaaaaacccttaaTTGCTAACCCCTATCCTTTGATAATGATAAATTGATTCTTATCTTCTTGTGCGACAGTACTAACGTAAATCTTGCATGTTTATAGACCAAAATGGCGAAACCAAGGCAAAGAGTTTTCGAATTGTAAATGAAAATGTAACAACCACGATCTCTTCCCACGTCTGTCTCAAACAGTAATGACTCGATGATAATTTCGTATGTAGACTTCATGACGAAATTAAAATTGGATACTCTCTTTATTTTAATCATTCTCATGATATGTATAACTTGAGCTGAAACTTGAAACAGTTAGAAAAGTACAGAAACTACAACTTTGGAAGATGTCCTAGAGTTTATTGCTCCGGACAGCCTTTCCTTCCGGTTGGACAGTCAGACATCCCGCGCTCAAGCACCGTGAAGATATACTGTCCCAAATGTGAAGATATTCACTACCCTCGATCCAAGTACAATGGCAGTATCCTTCCATCGCACTATTCCATTGAGGCCTTGACCCTCTGGTTGATTTTCATGCTAACAACCCTCCCCTCTCCCTCGTACACACACGAAGTTCATTCAAGTGGCCAGGTGTTgctttaagaattttttttaaccacATATCAATGGTCAATCTCACAGGCAATACGtatttcacacacacacaagaaaagtaaaattaattaacataaattttgcatGATCTAAACAATTTCGATGCATCAAGATACACTGGATTTGCTAAAATATAGATGTGAGAATCAACGGATCAGCAGAACCGTTTCCCGTTATACGTTGCACACATACTTGATTTCATTTACCACCAAAGATATTGATGGAGCATATTTCGGAATCACATTCCCTCATCTCTTCTTGATGACTTATGGACACCTCAAGCCACAAAAGCCAACACAGAACTATATTCCTAGAGTTTTTGGCTACAAGATTCACAGGCCTTGACGCCTTGCTTCCGGTCCTTTGCTGCTATCAATATCTTAATTCTTCTTCTGACAAATGTTCCGTATTAGGCTTTGTGCTATACCAGTGGATTGTGAGCAGGTTGGCTTAGATACACGAAGCAGGAATTGATGTACCAGTTTGCTCAACTAATGCATGAGTGGTTACTTTTCGGTTACACGTTTGATTTCAGTTCTCGTGTCAGTTTTCATTTCTTTCTGTTTTTACAATCTTAACGTTGTGGACTGTATTAATTACTTCCATTTTTATGTCGCGTGCATATTTTTCTCTAGTAGTTGTTGTGAAAGCAATCAATCGAAATTTTGGAGAATTATTACATATGCTACTTCTAGATAGTAGAGATTAGTCCCGTCAACAAAAGATTTGTCAATCTTTGGCTATAATTTATCACCAGAGGAACAATTTCGTATTTTggcattttttcctttttattttatCACTGTAGCATGGTGTAAGAAAGTGGAAAATGGTTTTTTCATGGGTAATAAACATtccataaaattataattttcaaccTTAATCATACattattttcagaaaacatATTCTccattaattaaacaataaattAGCTACTAAAATAATCCATTAAAATGTAGTCTTTAAAAAGTATCAATTTAGATCGAAAACTTTTAGCATGAAAATTTCAACCTTAGCGGAGCTTATATAATACCACGAAAAACTTACTAATCGTAGTAaaatgatttttctgaatttattaatcataacaaaattattaatcataatataattagtttaaaaactaatttttgAAGTTATTTTTCTGAAATTATTAATCACAATATTCTTATAGTTGCgtcatttataaaattaaatatagccATCCGATGAATGATACCCCGAAAGAAGGGTTTGTCTTTGCctgaattttaaaaagttgGTGTTCAATCATCCAATGGAAACAAATTCGCCGAAAGGTGGGCACAATATCCTTCGAAAAAAACCTATCGCTTTATCATCAGAGGTCTTAAAAATCCACCCCATTATTTTCTAACAGCCAGGAATGTTTCAGCAA from the Primulina tabacum isolate GXHZ01 chromosome 8, ASM2559414v2, whole genome shotgun sequence genome contains:
- the LOC142554312 gene encoding uncharacterized protein LOC142554312, which translates into the protein MATPPQGAVRKTSIQRFMYNENTDTPNDTRNVLLIVAALITAVTFQAGVNPPGGVWQDDTDGHKAGRAIYSDQKQAFYAFLVSNTLAFSTSILVLVSLTYKFPFHVELWTSILSMFVTYASALFAIAPDESVRFRYLLAIASVPFGLRALKEIYKWWKTKRM
- the LOC142554313 gene encoding casein kinase II subunit beta-1-like produces the protein MAKPRQRLEKYRNYNFGRCPRVYCSGQPFLPVGQSDIPRSSTVKIYCPKCEDIHYPRSKYNGNIDGAYFGITFPHLFLMTYGHLKPQKPTQNYIPRVFGYKIHRP